Proteins from a single region of Candidatus Binatia bacterium:
- the ord gene encoding 2,4-diaminopentanoate dehydrogenase, with product MRDLIRVLVLGTGQMGSGIARLVLEKQGLELVGAYARRRSRAGTDLGRVIGLDRQLGIPISTDLEAVIAQVRPHVAIQATCSRLTDAVAEISTLVRNGIHVISIAEEMAYPAAKSPALAAELHRLAVEHGVAVVGTGINPGFVFDLLVITLTGVCSDIRFITARRVNDLSPYGPSVLASQGVGLTPEAFRKGVEDGAVVGHFGFPESINMIADALGWEIERIEESREPIVSQVRRETPFVTVEPGNVAGCMHTAVAYRTGKPVITLIHPQQVHPHLEGVETGDSIEIHGTPDVRLAGSPEIPGGLSTVALAVNLIPRALDAAPGLHSMADLPVPAAMLGDARRSIHGAHWED from the coding sequence ATGCGCGATCTCATTCGAGTACTGGTGCTTGGAACCGGGCAGATGGGATCCGGGATCGCCCGCCTCGTTCTTGAGAAGCAGGGCCTCGAGTTGGTCGGTGCGTACGCAAGAAGGAGATCGCGCGCCGGCACTGACCTTGGCCGGGTGATCGGGCTCGACCGGCAACTCGGCATCCCGATCAGCACTGACCTCGAAGCCGTGATCGCACAGGTCCGACCACACGTGGCGATCCAGGCGACCTGCTCGCGACTCACCGATGCCGTGGCGGAGATTTCAACCCTGGTGCGCAACGGCATCCACGTCATCTCCATCGCCGAGGAAATGGCCTATCCGGCGGCGAAGTCGCCGGCGCTCGCCGCGGAACTGCATCGGCTGGCGGTCGAGCACGGCGTGGCGGTCGTCGGCACCGGCATCAATCCCGGGTTCGTGTTCGACCTGCTGGTCATCACGCTGACCGGCGTTTGCTCCGACATCCGATTCATCACCGCGCGGCGCGTCAATGATCTCTCGCCCTATGGGCCTTCGGTGCTCGCGAGCCAAGGCGTGGGGCTGACGCCGGAGGCGTTCCGGAAGGGTGTGGAAGACGGCGCGGTCGTCGGCCACTTCGGATTCCCCGAGTCGATCAACATGATCGCCGATGCGCTTGGCTGGGAAATTGAGCGTATCGAAGAGAGCCGGGAGCCCATCGTCTCACAGGTCCGCCGCGAAACGCCCTTCGTCACGGTGGAGCCGGGAAACGTGGCCGGCTGCATGCATACTGCCGTGGCCTACCGTACGGGCAAACCGGTCATTACGCTCATCCATCCCCAGCAGGTCCACCCGCACCTCGAGGGGGTGGAGACCGGTGACAGCATCGAGATCCACGGAACGCCAGACGTCCGCCTCGCCGGAAGTCCGGAGATCCCGGGCGGCTTGAGCACCGTCGCGCTGGCCGTGAACCTGATCCCCCGCGCGCTGGATGCCGCGCCTGGCCTGCACTCCATGGCGGACCTCCCCGTGCCTGCCGCGATGCTCGGCGACGCGCGGCGCTCCATTCACGGCGCGCATTGGGAGGACA